The Granulicella arctica genome segment GAGGGTAGAAAGAACATCCCTCAGGGGCTAAAGCCCCACTCCCATTCGACTCCTTATGGCACGGCTGAAGCCGTGCCCTTCCGAGATGCTCTTTCGCTGCACGCCGAGCATGGTGCGTTGCGGCGCATTCGCGATACGGAGAGCCAGTTTGTGTTGACCCCACGCGGGCGGCGCGTGAATTTGCGGGGAGCGTTTGCGGCGAATGATGCTCGGCCGGTGGCGGGTCGCACGGTGCTGCTGGTGGATGACATTTATACGACGGGGGCGACGGCGCGGGAGTGCGCTCGGGTGCTGCGGCGTGCCGGGGCGGCGAAGGTTTTTGTGGCGACGCTGGCGCGAGCCCAGGCGGAGCGAGTTGAGTTGTGGGATGCGGACGGAAGTTTTAGCGCGGTGCACACGTAGTTCAGAACCGGGAGGGTAGCAGTGATGCAATCGGGGAAGATGCGGAAGCAGAAGCAGCGACTGAGCCAGAAGTGCCATACCACGCATAGCAGCGGGCGCGTGATGACGGAGCTGGACGTGCGGGTTGGGGTGTTTCGGCAGCCTGCGATGCAGACACCGGTGCTGGTGCTGAATGCGAGCTACGAGCCGATCAACATCTGCGGTGCGCGACGGGCGCTGGTGCTGGTGCTGAAGGGGGTGGCTCGGACGGAGGAGGAGCAGGGCACGATTCTGCATGCGGCGCGGTTTCAGGTGTCGATGCCGAGCGTGATCCGGCTGCTGGACTATCGACGGATTCCGCACCAGACGCGGGCGCTGAGCCGGAAGAACATTCTGCTGCGCGACCGCAACTGCTGCCAGTATTGCAGCGTAGTGCTGACGGCGGCGGAGCTGACGCTGGACCATGTGATTCCACGATCGCGTGGTGGGCTGTCGACGTGGGAGAATCTGGTTGCGTGTTGCCACGATTGCAATCGCCGCAAGGGCAACCAGATGTTGCATGAGTTGACGGAGATGAAGCTACAGCGCGAGCCACGGCCGTTCAGTCTGCATACGTCGCGGCACATTATGCGGATGATCGGATCTGCTGATCCTAGCTGGCGGCGGTATCTTTACTTCGAATCGGAGTCGGCGGCGTAGAGGCGGTGCCGCAGCCTTCTCTACAGTAAAGATGCAGGTGGCTGCCTCTTGTGGGCGGCTTCTTTGCTTTCGGCGGCTCTTTGGCGGCTCTTTGGCGGCTCTTTGTCGGGGGCGAGGAATGTGGTACTTTCAGCGGCAGGAGACCTTTGCATGGCCCGCAGCGAAAGTTACCAGTGCGATGTATGTGGCAACCAGAAGAACGACAGCGAGCTGTGGTGGATGGCGTGGGTCGATTGCTTTGAGGGCATCAGCCCGAATGAGGACCAGCCGCTGATCAAGCTGACGCGCTGGCAGCCACGGCAGGCGCATGAGGAAGGCGTGAAGCATCTGTGCGGTGCTCGCTGCGCGGGAACGCTGCTGGACCGGTGGATGAGCGGGCAGCATGAAAACCCTGACGCGCACTGCGAGTCGCTTTAGAGTGATTGCTTCTCACCCTTCGCAAAGTCGCGAGGGATGGGGCTCGCAATCGACCCCCTCCCCCTTGGGGGGTGTCCTTCTAAGATGATTAGAATGAGTGCTTTAGCCATTTCATCCCCTCGCAAGTATTTGCATTGAAAGGGGTTACAGGCAAATATAAGATTTAAAAAGACTTATGGCTTACGGCTTTTCTTTTTCGCGGACGAGGCGTCTTTCGTTTTCTCTTCTTCTTCCAGTATAGCGAAGGGTGGAAACTCGTATGCCAAGTCTATTTCCTTTATTTTGATGAAGTTAGAGGGTGATGGGGCTTGACAGAGGAAGCCGTGCCTACTTTGGCGGAGGCGGCGTCCTGGTCTGTGGCTCTGACTGGTTGGTGATGTCCTCGCCGTTGTAGATGATTCTGCTGGTGGCGTGGAACTGCTTGTAGTCGGTGTACTTGACGATGGTGCGCATGTGGACGTCCTGGCTCATGTAGCCGTTGCCGCCGGAGAAGTGGAGGGTGCCTTCGGCCTTGGTGTAGGTGGGGAACCAGTACTTGCCGTCGACCTGCTCGTAGTAGGTGGTGAAGGGGGGCGATAGGTCTTCGTGGCCCTTGCGCTTGTCGTCGGGCACGGATTTGCCGTTGATGAGGACGATCTGGAAGTCCTGCTGATCGACCCAGACCTTGCCCTGGAAGTAGCGCTTGTTCTTTTCGAGGACCTTTGGGCCGGCTTGAAAGACGTAGGTGTCGATCTCGTCGATCTTCTGACGGCCGAGGTAGGTGATGTCGTATTGGGGCAGGTCTTCGGTGGTGAGAACGAAGGGGAGGCGGTGCTCGATGTCGGCAAAGTCGGCGGGGGACATGATGACACGCTCGAGGGAGTTTTGGGGGGCGAAGACGACGTGCTCTTCGCGGCGGCCGTCGCGGTTGAAGGTGATGTCGGTGACCTGGTAATACTCGCCGTCTACCTTGTTGGTGTCCTCGGAGATGGTGTCGACCTTCACGCTCTGGCGGAAGGTGTAGTTCTCGCGGGCGGTGTTGAAGGCGGACTCGCGGGCGCCGAATTTTTCGATGATCTGCTGGGGGGTGAGGCCGGTGGGTGGGGTGGGGTCGAGGGGGCCGAAGCCGGCTGGATCGTCCTCTGCGGCGAGGGCTGCCGGAGCGGCGTAGGCATGGGTGGGGCCGGAGAACGCGAAGACTCCGCAGGCCGAGAGCGGGAGAAGGGGCAGGGCGAGAAGACCGGCGGCGAGAGCGGAGAGCGGCTTGATCACGATGTACCTCGGTATCGACAGGCGGGCGGTTGTTCCAGGCGCTCCTGCGAAGATGTTTCCCTTTTGAGGATAGACGCGGAGGGGCGGGTGCGGCGAGCGACAGATTGCGCTTAGGATGACAGATGGGCGAAGGGAGCCTGTCGATGGCGTTTGCAAGGCCGAAGAGACGTGAGCCTGTGGGTGAGGCGGAGCTGTTCGAGTATGCCGTGGCGACGTTGGCGCGGCGGATGCGGAGCGAGCGCGATCTGCGCCGGTTGATGCGGTTGCGAGCGGAGGAGGGTGAGGCTGGAGAGCAGGCGATGGATGGGGTCGTCCGGCGATTGCAGGAGCTGAACTACCTCTCGGATACGCGGTTTGCGGCGGACTACACGCGGTTGCGCAAGGAGAATGAGAAGTTCGGCAAACGGCGCGTGCAGCAGGACCTGATGCAGAAGGGGCTCTCGAAGGAGCTGATTGCGACGACGCTGACGACGGCTTACGAGAGTGTGGATGAGGCTGCGCTGGCACGCGCGTACTGTGCACGGAAGCGGATGAAGCAGCCGGTGGATCAGAAGGAGACGGCGCGGACGATGAATCGGCTGATGCGGGCGGGGTTTTCTTCGACGGCGATCTTTAAGGTGCTGCGGGCGTGGGGGGTTGAGGTTGAGGAGAGCGGGGCGGACTCCGACTCGTATGCGGAGCGGGATGAGCCGGTCGGCGATGAGTGCTGAGATTGAGCGGGTGGTCGCGGTGGATTGGTCCGGGCGGGTGGATGCGGCGGGGCAGCGGCGGCATATCTGGGCGGGGGTTTGGACGGGATCGGTTGACGGCGGCACGGTTACGCTGGAGGCTGGGCGGACTCGGGAGGAGTTAATTGCGTGGCTGATTGAGCTGAGTCGTGAGACGCCGCGGATGGTGGTGGGGATTGACTGCTGTTTTAGCTATCCGGCTTGGTTTCTGGAGGAGCATGGATGTGCCACGGTGTTCGATTTCTGGCGGCATGTGGCGGCTGGGCATGGAGAGCGATGGCTGGCGGGTCCGGAAGAGACGCGGGATGTGCGGTTCTGGGGGAAGCCACATAAGCGGCCTGAGGAGTTTTGTGGGGCGGGGTTGCAGCGGTCGATGCGGCTGACGGATGTGGAGAACAAGATTACGCCGAAGATGCTCGATGAAGATCCGGAGCGTGCGGCTAAGGTGCGCGGGATCACGCCGAAGTCTCCGTTTCAGATTGGTGGATCGGGTAGCGTGGGGACGGGATCGTTACGGGCTATACCGTTTCTGCTGACGTTGCGGGGGGCGGGGTTTCGGGTGTGGCCGTTTGAGGATTCGGGGTTGGGCTCGCAGAAGCCGCTGCTGGTGGAGATGTATACGCGGCTGCTGACGGGGGCGGTGGCGAAGAGTAATCCTGTAGCTCGGAAGGCTTATTTGTCGGCGCGGCGGAAGGGGGAGCCGGAGTATGCGGGGCTCTCGCGTGGGGTGATGGCGAAGGCGCTGGGGAGTGAGGATGCCTTCGATGCGCTGGTATGTGCGATGGAGATGGTGCGGTGGCGGGAGGAGTTTTTGGGACTGCGGAAGACGCGGGATGCGGTGCTGAAGTTGGAGGGGATTACGTGGCGGCCGAGAGTGCAGGAATGAGAGGGCTTCCGGCCGCTCTCGGGAATCGCAGATCCGGCTGATAAACTTGGAGCTTATGGTCAATCGTTCAGGCAGCCAGATTCGGGAAGATTTTCTGCGGTTTTTTGAGGGTAAGGTGTCGCTGGTGACGGGGGCTGGGCATCGGCGGGTGCACTCTGCTTCGCTGGTTCCGGCGAACGATCCTACGCTGCTGTTTACTAACGCGGGGATGAACCAGTTCAAGGACGTCTTTCTGGGTGCGGAGAAGCGCGAGTATAGCCGGGCGACGTCGAGCCAGAAGTGCGTGCGGGCGGGGGGCAAGCACAACGATCTGGAGAACGTCGGCTTTACGCGGCGGCACCATACGTTCTTCGAGATGCTGGGGAACTTCAGCTTTGGCGACTACTTTAAGCGCGAGGCGATTGCGTATGCGTGGGAGCTGCTGACCTCGAAGGAGTGGTTCGGGATCGACAAGGACAAGCTGTATGTGACGATCTTCGAGGGCGATGCGAAGGTTCCGCGGGACGATGAGGCGTTTGGCTACTGGCGCGAGGTGGGGGTTCCGGCGGAGCGGATTGTGGCGATGTCGGCGAAGGATAATTTTTGGCAGATGGGCGATACGGGGCCTTGCGGACCGTGTTCGGAGATTTATTACGACCTTGGCGTGGGCGCGAGCGAGACGGGGGAGGACCTTCCCTTTCCGCAGGACGAGCAGCGGTATGTCGAGATATGGAATTTGGTGTTTATGCAGTTCGATCGGAGCAGCGATGGTGTGCTGACGCCGCTGCCGAAGCCTTCGATCGATACGGGCATGGGGTTGGAGCGGATTGCGGCGGTGTTGCAGGGGAAGGTTTCGAACTATGAGACGGACCTGTTTACTCCGCTGATTGCAAAGGCTGCGGAGTTGACTGGATTTACGGCGATCAGTGCGGAGGAGGCTTCTATCTCCGATGCGAAGAATGCGGCTTCGTTGCGCATCATCAGCGATCATGCGCGTGCGGCTACGTTTCTGATCTCGGATGGTGTGCTGCCGGCGAATGAAGGGCGCGGGTATGTGCTGCGGAAGATTCTGCGGCGTGGGATTCGGCATGGGCGGCTGTTGGGGCAGGAGAGGCCGTTTATGTATGAGATGGTCTTTGCGGTTCGGGATGAGATGGTGGTGGCTTATCCGGAGTTGAAGGAGACTGCGGAGCGGGTGAGTAAGGTGGTGTTGGCGGAGGAGGAGCAGTTTGCTCGCACGCTGGAGCTTGGTCTGAAGCAGATGAATGAGGAGACGTTGCGGTCGGGATCGCTGGCGTTCCGGTTGTATGAGACGTTTGGCATGCCGCTGGATTTTATGGTGGATGCGGCTCGCGATGCGGGTATTGATTTCGATATGGCTGGGTTCGAGGCTGCTAAGGAAGAGGAGCAGGCGCGGGCGCGGGCTAGTTGGAAGGGTGGGTCGCAGAAGTCGGCGGCTCCGGTTTATCGGGAGTTGGCGAAGACGGAGTTTGAGGGGTACTTGGCGCTCCGGGTGGATGGCGCGAAGGTGTTGGCGCTCGTCAAGGATGGCGTGGGTGTGCCGGAGTTGAAGGCGGGCGAGTTGGGTGAGGTGGTGCTCGATGCGACGAGCTTCTATGCGGACTCGGGCGGGCAGGTGGGCGATATCGGCTGGCTGGCTGGTCACAAAACGGGCGGCGCCCACAATACGGTGGTGGCCGAGGTGCAGGGTGCGACGAAGCCGGTGCAGGGTGTGTTTGCGCATAGGGTGATGGCGCGGCAGACGATTGCGGTCGGCGATGTGGTCGATACGGTGGTGGATGCGGAGAATCGGCGGGCGACGGAGCGCAACCATACGGGGACGCACTTACTTCATGCGGCGCTGCGCGAGGTGCTGGGGAAGCATGTGAAGCAGGCGGGGTCGCTGGTGGATGCGACGCGGCTGCGGTTCGACTTCTCGCACTTTACGGGTGTCGCGGAGGAGGAGCTGCGCGAGATTGAGACGATTGTGAATCGGCAGGTGCTGGGGAACGCGAAGGTCGAGACGATGGTCGATGTGCCGATCGATGTGGCGGTGAATGAGTTGGGCGCGATGGCTCTGTTCGGCGAGAAGTATGGCGACCGTGTGCGCGTGGTGAAGATCGGCGACTTTTCGACGGAGCTTTGCGGTGGAACGCATACGGGCGCGACGGGCGAGATCGGGTTGATCAAGCTGGTGGGCGAGGGGTCGGTGTCGAGTGGTGTGCGGCGTGTTGAGGCGGTGTCGGGAACGGGCGCGCTGAGCGAGTTCCGGCGTGACTTCGATGTGGCGCGTGTGGTCGGCCAGTTGGTGGGATCGTCGGATGCTGATTCGTTGCGGGCGCGGCTGTCTTCTCAGGATGAGGAGATGAAGAAGCTGCGGCGCGAGCTGGACCAGGTGCGGATGAAGGCGGCTTCGGCTTCGGTGGCGGACTCGGCGGAGAGCGCGGTTGAGGTGAAGGGCGTGAAGGTGCTGGCGCAACGGGTGGATGGGCTGGATAAGGGCCAGATGCGGTCGCTGGTGGATACGCTGCGGGGCAAGCTGGGCTCGGGCGTTGTGGTGCTGGGCGCGGCGGTGGATGGTAAGGTTTCGCTGATCGCGGGCGTTACGAAGGATCTGACTGGGCGGGTGCAGGCGGGCAAGATTGTCGGACTGCTTGCGGCGCAGGTTGGCGGCAAGGGTGGTGGACGGCCGGATCTTGCTGAGGCGGGCGGCAGCGATTTGGGAGCGCTGGATGGCGCACTGGCGCATGCGGCTGAGGTTGTGGGCGGCCTGCTGGGATAACGACGAAGCGCGGGAGGAGGAGT includes the following:
- the alaS gene encoding alanine--tRNA ligase, whose product is MVNRSGSQIREDFLRFFEGKVSLVTGAGHRRVHSASLVPANDPTLLFTNAGMNQFKDVFLGAEKREYSRATSSQKCVRAGGKHNDLENVGFTRRHHTFFEMLGNFSFGDYFKREAIAYAWELLTSKEWFGIDKDKLYVTIFEGDAKVPRDDEAFGYWREVGVPAERIVAMSAKDNFWQMGDTGPCGPCSEIYYDLGVGASETGEDLPFPQDEQRYVEIWNLVFMQFDRSSDGVLTPLPKPSIDTGMGLERIAAVLQGKVSNYETDLFTPLIAKAAELTGFTAISAEEASISDAKNAASLRIISDHARAATFLISDGVLPANEGRGYVLRKILRRGIRHGRLLGQERPFMYEMVFAVRDEMVVAYPELKETAERVSKVVLAEEEQFARTLELGLKQMNEETLRSGSLAFRLYETFGMPLDFMVDAARDAGIDFDMAGFEAAKEEEQARARASWKGGSQKSAAPVYRELAKTEFEGYLALRVDGAKVLALVKDGVGVPELKAGELGEVVLDATSFYADSGGQVGDIGWLAGHKTGGAHNTVVAEVQGATKPVQGVFAHRVMARQTIAVGDVVDTVVDAENRRATERNHTGTHLLHAALREVLGKHVKQAGSLVDATRLRFDFSHFTGVAEEELREIETIVNRQVLGNAKVETMVDVPIDVAVNELGAMALFGEKYGDRVRVVKIGDFSTELCGGTHTGATGEIGLIKLVGEGSVSSGVRRVEAVSGTGALSEFRRDFDVARVVGQLVGSSDADSLRARLSSQDEEMKKLRRELDQVRMKAASASVADSAESAVEVKGVKVLAQRVDGLDKGQMRSLVDTLRGKLGSGVVVLGAAVDGKVSLIAGVTKDLTGRVQAGKIVGLLAAQVGGKGGGRPDLAEAGGSDLGALDGALAHAAEVVGGLLG
- a CDS encoding HNH endonuclease, translating into MQSGKMRKQKQRLSQKCHTTHSSGRVMTELDVRVGVFRQPAMQTPVLVLNASYEPINICGARRALVLVLKGVARTEEEQGTILHAARFQVSMPSVIRLLDYRRIPHQTRALSRKNILLRDRNCCQYCSVVLTAAELTLDHVIPRSRGGLSTWENLVACCHDCNRRKGNQMLHELTEMKLQREPRPFSLHTSRHIMRMIGSADPSWRRYLYFESESAA
- a CDS encoding ComF family protein — its product is MESDRFAGQFPAEGILCTPCRMVPPPFERAVAYGEYQDELRTMVHLLKYERMRPVARPVGAMLARAIEQLELVGEVAVVAVPLYPAKERQRGYNQAVLLADAALAVLKSGQKMKSGIGEGRKNIPQGLKPHSHSTPYGTAEAVPFRDALSLHAEHGALRRIRDTESQFVLTPRGRRVNLRGAFAANDARPVAGRTVLLVDDIYTTGATARECARVLRRAGAAKVFVATLARAQAERVELWDADGSFSAVHT
- a CDS encoding regulatory protein RecX, translating into MGEGSLSMAFARPKRREPVGEAELFEYAVATLARRMRSERDLRRLMRLRAEEGEAGEQAMDGVVRRLQELNYLSDTRFAADYTRLRKENEKFGKRRVQQDLMQKGLSKELIATTLTTAYESVDEAALARAYCARKRMKQPVDQKETARTMNRLMRAGFSSTAIFKVLRAWGVEVEESGADSDSYAERDEPVGDEC